A single region of the Saprospiraceae bacterium genome encodes:
- a CDS encoding HAD-IA family hydrolase encodes MPRKLILFDCDGVLVDSETLSSQIFAEEATKLGWKLTTEEVLHRFAGGKFAAVLAEFEANIQQAIPPDFERHLRQRTYAAFRESLQPIPSIKAVIEQLQHPFCVASNGPRAKIELNLGITGLLPYFEGRIFSAYELNIWKPDPAFYLTVAQQLGYAPEDCLVIEDSLAGLRSAKAAGIEVWVYAKATPDERILAEEVRVFRDMGELPRMLLG; translated from the coding sequence ATGCCCCGAAAACTGATCCTATTTGACTGTGATGGCGTGCTTGTCGACAGCGAAACCCTCAGCAGCCAGATCTTTGCTGAAGAAGCCACTAAACTGGGGTGGAAGCTTACTACCGAGGAGGTTTTGCATCGTTTTGCCGGCGGCAAGTTTGCAGCAGTGCTGGCGGAATTTGAAGCCAATATCCAGCAAGCCATACCGCCTGATTTTGAACGTCATTTGCGGCAACGAACCTATGCTGCCTTTCGCGAAAGCCTACAGCCCATTCCCAGCATCAAGGCCGTCATCGAACAGCTACAGCACCCCTTTTGTGTTGCCTCCAATGGCCCGCGTGCCAAAATTGAACTCAATTTGGGCATCACAGGCTTGTTGCCCTATTTCGAAGGCCGGATCTTCTCCGCCTATGAGCTGAACATCTGGAAACCCGATCCCGCCTTCTACCTGACAGTCGCCCAGCAACTGGGATATGCGCCCGAAGATTGCCTGGTGATCGAAGATAGCCTGGCGGGCCTCCGCTCCGCCAAAGCAGCAGGGATCGAGGTGTGGGTCTATGCTAAGGCCACACCCGATGAGCGCATTTTGGCGGAGGAGGTGCGGGTGTTTAGGGATATGGGGGAGTTGCCGAGGATGCTTTTGGGGTGA
- a CDS encoding ankyrin repeat domain-containing protein, which yields MLQKIIDGRTDLVFDYLEQGHPATATDSHGTSLLQWCAYYGDVSAMKHLLSKGAKLTELGPNYDLNGAAFHGHWRLCQFLLEQGADANMPLPDTGETPLHACLCAANNPVSTVIVELLLSHDADPNAQTLPHKATGGFMRDVYTRGETPLHRAAAFGNDKTIKLLLDAGADKTIKDKNGDTPLSWASWHLRPGKILALLAYDEHRIHPLHIERIQSDHGNGWGSGMYLNLLGKIHV from the coding sequence ATGCTACAAAAAATTATTGATGGCCGGACGGACCTGGTTTTCGATTATCTCGAACAAGGCCATCCAGCAACCGCGACCGATAGTCACGGTACTTCGCTGCTCCAATGGTGCGCCTATTATGGAGATGTGAGTGCCATGAAGCACCTGCTATCCAAAGGTGCCAAACTTACTGAATTAGGTCCCAATTATGATCTAAATGGTGCAGCCTTCCACGGTCATTGGCGCCTTTGCCAATTCTTGCTCGAACAAGGAGCCGACGCCAACATGCCCCTGCCGGATACCGGAGAAACACCCCTGCACGCTTGCCTCTGCGCCGCCAATAATCCGGTTTCCACCGTCATCGTCGAGCTCTTGCTGTCGCACGATGCCGACCCCAATGCTCAAACCCTGCCCCATAAAGCGACGGGAGGATTTATGCGAGATGTCTATACCCGGGGGGAAACACCCCTGCACCGGGCTGCCGCCTTTGGCAATGACAAAACCATAAAATTACTACTCGATGCGGGCGCTGATAAAACGATAAAAGACAAGAATGGGGACACTCCGCTCAGCTGGGCCAGTTGGCACCTCCGGCCTGGGAAAATCCTTGCCCTCCTGGCCTATGACGAACACCGGATACACCCTCTGCATATAGAACGGATACAAAGTGACCATGGGAATGGTTGGGGCAGTGGTATGTACCTCAATTTATTGGGAAAAATCCATGTATAG
- the iolE gene encoding myo-inosose-2 dehydratase, with product MQAEKTKLGIAPIGWTNDDLPELGGDITFEQCVSEMALAGFAGCEVGNKYPRDTAVLKKHLALRNLQICNQWFSYELTTKSLEENRKNFEALLDFLEAMGAKVIGGGEVGNSCQGQLDVPVLEGKGMLNTAAEWKDFTYKLNELGKVAHDRGFKLAFHHHMGTVIQSLEETLRMLNDTDPNYVYLNYDCGHFHFAGEDPVAALQQTIGRVAHVHLKDIRPKVLDWVKRERQSFLHAVKAGVFTVPGDPDGCIDFASIFAILDQANYEGWLVVEAEQDPAKANPLEYAKMARAFISQHIGW from the coding sequence ATGCAAGCAGAAAAAACAAAATTAGGCATAGCCCCCATCGGCTGGACCAATGACGACCTCCCCGAGTTGGGGGGCGACATCACCTTTGAACAGTGTGTCAGTGAAATGGCCCTGGCGGGCTTTGCGGGCTGTGAAGTAGGCAACAAGTATCCTCGGGATACGGCGGTGTTGAAGAAGCACTTGGCGCTTCGGAATTTACAAATATGCAACCAATGGTTCAGTTATGAATTGACCACCAAATCATTGGAAGAGAACCGGAAAAACTTCGAAGCCTTACTTGACTTCTTAGAAGCGATGGGTGCGAAGGTCATCGGCGGCGGCGAAGTCGGCAATAGCTGTCAAGGACAATTGGATGTCCCCGTACTGGAAGGGAAAGGCATGTTGAATACGGCCGCCGAATGGAAGGATTTTACCTACAAGCTTAATGAACTGGGTAAAGTTGCGCATGATAGAGGATTTAAACTAGCCTTTCACCACCATATGGGAACGGTGATCCAAAGCCTGGAAGAAACCCTGCGTATGCTCAATGATACAGATCCCAATTATGTGTATTTAAATTATGATTGTGGTCACTTTCATTTTGCTGGCGAAGACCCCGTAGCGGCGCTACAGCAAACCATTGGCCGGGTGGCCCACGTCCACCTCAAAGATATTCGGCCCAAGGTACTTGATTGGGTAAAACGGGAACGACAAAGTTTTTTGCATGCCGTAAAAGCAGGCGTATTTACCGTCCCTGGCGACCCGGATGGCTGCATCGATTTTGCGTCGATCTTTGCTATATTGGACCAAGCAAATTACGAAGGCTGGCTGGTGGTAGAAGCCGAACAGGACCCGGCAAAGGCGAATCCCTTGGAATATGCCAAGATGGCCCGCGCTTTCATTAGCCAACATATTGGCTGGTAA
- a CDS encoding nuclease A inhibitor family protein, which translates to MARLSKEHVHAALEKAAQNILDASGDDPFVSRQDIRLKLQQLSGVEQQLTSIFYRFMDHRDHKPGARITESDVLDTLAYAKEKLVDAYDRNNNGLSKTEIEKMSLTGKLAVRFAKILKERNQDENLESTPVILKQLEALGDGLFFPAWANESDAFLNVFYKEANLTTLNPENFAATLGLDPTDPAQEVFIFQQGVEELWWIFENYQDYEEESYPEQFSALLDFMVTHLKDITHIIVGRDGYSADSQYPVYLVGLAPAGDIVGFETYTVWT; encoded by the coding sequence CATTCTGGACGCCAGCGGCGATGACCCTTTTGTCAGTCGCCAAGACATTCGTTTAAAACTCCAACAGCTATCTGGTGTAGAACAACAGTTGACTAGTATTTTTTACCGGTTTATGGACCATCGCGATCACAAACCGGGGGCGCGAATTACCGAGTCTGATGTGCTGGACACCCTGGCTTATGCCAAGGAAAAACTCGTCGATGCTTACGACCGTAATAACAATGGCCTTTCTAAAACAGAAATTGAAAAAATGTCATTGACGGGCAAACTGGCAGTTCGTTTTGCTAAAATACTCAAGGAGCGTAATCAGGATGAAAACCTTGAAAGTACCCCCGTCATCCTTAAGCAATTGGAAGCATTAGGCGATGGGCTGTTTTTCCCCGCCTGGGCCAATGAAAGTGATGCCTTCTTAAATGTATTTTATAAAGAAGCCAACCTTACAACTTTGAATCCTGAAAACTTCGCCGCCACGCTCGGCCTGGACCCCACTGACCCCGCCCAGGAAGTGTTTATTTTCCAACAGGGTGTCGAAGAACTTTGGTGGATTTTTGAGAATTACCAAGATTATGAGGAGGAATCCTATCCGGAGCAGTTTAGTGCTTTACTTGATTTTATGGTGACTCATTTAAAAGATATTACGCACATCATTGTCGGCCGGGATGGCTACAGCGCGGACTCCCAATATCCCGTGTACTTGGTAGGGCTGGCCCCTGCGGGTGATATTGTGGGGTTTGAGACCTATACGGTTTGGACATAA
- a CDS encoding T9SS type A sorting domain-containing protein codes for MKYHLPLSLLLLLSFKVLYLTGQAIDTLHFNPIGEFEYAGFYSAYTALPDQMERPYLYTASNELGLVTFDISDPRSPIPVDTILPFRLNNLKVSNLYQAGNLLYAALGGFQGAGQKPGLAIFDLSQPDQPALQATWDTTAYQHGSAIVIIEGNYAYLGLMRDGLLILDISDKDQIRFVSHFLPDVNWPRPPGLFSHPNARGMAVRNDTVFICNDAGGLRLIDVHDKENPLEIAKYLHTDLDEVAQPAYNNIVLKDHYAFLAVDYCGLEVIDFSDPDHIHNVSWYNPWNCNGASWAGSPGHMNQLAYLAEKALLFVSGGDSEVLAFDISDPTQLKKVGEWVNPLDSAACWGVSAMGNQVFLSFIDNSGIFIPGFQPFYSNFGGIKILEWETLPSALSETKTAPALLAFPNPTNGLVHIQTDFFLTDKVQIQLFDQSGRGRSLPAVFKSANEFAIDLSALPAGLYYLYFQQADQVQWRKLVKTD; via the coding sequence ATGAAATACCATTTGCCTTTATCCCTATTGCTTCTTTTGTCATTCAAGGTTTTGTACCTGACAGGACAGGCCATTGACACCCTCCACTTTAACCCGATCGGTGAATTTGAATATGCTGGATTTTATTCCGCCTATACGGCTTTGCCAGATCAAATGGAACGGCCCTATTTGTATACTGCCAGTAATGAATTGGGGCTGGTCACCTTTGATATCTCAGACCCCCGTTCGCCTATTCCCGTCGATACGATTCTACCTTTTAGGCTTAATAATTTGAAGGTAAGCAATCTATACCAAGCCGGTAACTTGCTGTACGCGGCCTTAGGTGGCTTTCAGGGTGCCGGGCAAAAGCCAGGCCTAGCTATTTTTGACCTATCGCAGCCCGACCAACCGGCTTTGCAAGCTACCTGGGATACTACTGCCTATCAACATGGCAGCGCCATCGTCATTATTGAGGGAAATTATGCCTACCTGGGCCTGATGAGAGATGGTCTTTTGATCCTGGATATTTCCGACAAGGATCAAATCCGCTTTGTTTCTCATTTTCTTCCAGATGTTAATTGGCCACGACCGCCGGGTTTATTTTCCCATCCTAATGCCCGTGGGATGGCGGTCCGCAACGATACCGTATTTATCTGTAATGATGCTGGCGGATTGCGATTAATTGATGTGCACGACAAAGAAAATCCGCTTGAAATCGCCAAATACCTCCATACCGATTTGGATGAGGTGGCCCAGCCTGCCTATAACAATATTGTGTTAAAAGACCATTATGCCTTCCTGGCGGTGGATTATTGCGGCTTGGAGGTCATCGATTTTTCCGATCCTGATCATATCCACAATGTAAGCTGGTACAATCCATGGAATTGCAATGGCGCCAGTTGGGCCGGCAGTCCTGGCCACATGAATCAACTGGCTTATTTAGCAGAAAAAGCGCTCCTGTTTGTCTCTGGAGGCGATAGTGAGGTGCTGGCCTTTGATATAAGTGATCCGACTCAGCTGAAAAAGGTAGGAGAATGGGTAAACCCTTTGGATAGTGCCGCCTGTTGGGGCGTTAGTGCTATGGGCAATCAAGTATTTTTATCCTTTATTGATAATTCGGGGATTTTTATTCCGGGGTTTCAACCTTTTTATTCAAATTTTGGGGGCATTAAAATTTTGGAATGGGAAACCTTGCCATCTGCCCTTTCGGAAACTAAAACAGCACCTGCTCTTCTCGCATTTCCTAACCCCACCAATGGCTTGGTGCATATTCAAACCGACTTTTTCTTGACGGATAAAGTACAAATTCAATTATTTGATCAATCTGGAAGAGGGAGATCACTGCCCGCTGTTTTTAAATCCGCCAATGAGTTCGCTATTGATCTATCCGCTTTGCCGGCTGGGCTTTATTATCTTTATTTCCAGCAGGCAGATCAGGTACAGTGGAGGAAATTAGTAAAGACAGACTAA
- a CDS encoding peptidoglycan DD-metalloendopeptidase family protein yields the protein MKSKSSNFVRIFFFLLLSLMAFWRCSDNPLINKAPIQPKLTPWEAYWAALDSNGLAQTQMAKNWKLAGEKALNDSIQITSPFQETGYIQAEVPSAMAYAIELKTGEQLNISLSAVPDSLLFFVDLFQLEKTDSTSILRPVFHATPYQTDSISFEVEKAGSYIVRIQPELLVSARYTISMVTQAIYGVFPVSGKGNSAIWSFFGDPRDGGKRSHKGIDIFARRGTPVLAATDGTVRSVRDRGLGGKQVWLSDTKRSQSLYYAHLDSQLVREGATIKAGDTLGLVGNTGNARNTRPHLHFSIYRRGQGAIDPHPFVASQSIKLPAFRIDTTWLGQMVRVSTNKTILQAGPNNRSHSFATLNRHLPLKVIAGSQGWYRVSTPDGIIGYCASNSLEQINRPIRQIKMAQATELFQRPHPESPPISTIALEAEVDVLGQNETFQLVRGRNGEVGWMAR from the coding sequence ATGAAAAGCAAATCTTCCAACTTTGTAAGGATTTTCTTTTTCCTACTGCTAAGCTTGATGGCTTTTTGGCGCTGTAGTGATAATCCTTTAATAAACAAAGCTCCCATCCAGCCAAAGCTCACTCCGTGGGAGGCCTATTGGGCTGCACTCGATTCCAATGGTCTAGCCCAAACGCAAATGGCCAAAAACTGGAAATTGGCAGGCGAAAAAGCATTAAATGACAGTATTCAAATCACCTCCCCTTTTCAGGAAACAGGCTATATCCAAGCCGAAGTGCCGAGCGCCATGGCCTACGCCATTGAACTAAAAACAGGCGAACAATTGAATATTAGTTTATCTGCTGTGCCAGATAGTCTGCTATTTTTTGTAGATCTTTTTCAATTGGAAAAAACAGATAGTACCTCCATCTTAAGGCCTGTATTCCATGCAACACCCTATCAAACGGATAGTATCAGCTTTGAAGTGGAAAAAGCAGGAAGCTATATCGTGCGCATTCAACCAGAATTATTGGTGTCTGCACGCTATACCATTTCTATGGTTACCCAGGCCATTTATGGTGTTTTTCCCGTTAGCGGGAAAGGGAATTCAGCTATCTGGAGTTTTTTTGGAGACCCAAGGGATGGAGGGAAACGAAGCCATAAAGGGATCGATATTTTTGCCCGCCGAGGCACCCCTGTCCTTGCTGCAACAGATGGGACGGTGCGGAGTGTCAGGGACCGTGGGCTGGGTGGTAAACAAGTATGGCTAAGTGATACCAAGCGGAGCCAATCCTTGTATTATGCGCATTTAGACAGCCAACTGGTAAGAGAAGGGGCTACTATCAAGGCGGGAGACACGCTTGGCCTGGTAGGTAATACCGGAAATGCCCGAAATACAAGGCCTCATCTTCATTTTAGTATATACCGGAGGGGACAGGGCGCCATTGATCCCCATCCTTTTGTAGCTAGTCAATCCATTAAACTACCCGCATTTAGGATAGATACGACTTGGTTGGGCCAAATGGTGCGAGTTAGCACGAATAAAACCATTTTACAAGCAGGCCCCAATAATCGTAGCCATTCCTTTGCCACCCTCAATCGACATCTTCCCTTAAAGGTAATAGCGGGTAGTCAAGGCTGGTATCGAGTCAGCACGCCAGATGGAATAATCGGCTACTGCGCTAGCAATAGCCTGGAACAAATAAATCGCCCTATCAGGCAAATTAAAATGGCACAAGCTACCGAATTATTTCAGCGCCCTCATCCTGAGTCACCCCCTATTTCCACCATTGCATTGGAAGCGGAGGTGGACGTCCTGGGCCAAAATGAAACTTTTCAACTGGTTAGAGGAAGAAATGGGGAAGTGGGGTGGATGGCTAGGTGA